A single window of Trueperaceae bacterium DNA harbors:
- a CDS encoding 1,4-dihydroxy-6-naphthoate synthase codes for MPSARLTVGYSPCPNDCFIFYALAHGKIDFEPVDIYLADVEELNQLARRGALEVTKLSYHAFGHLADRYRMLPSGGALGRGVGPLIVTREPLADLSGRTVAVPGGLTTANLLLRLSQSDDIEYREMRYDRIMPAVEAGEVDAGLIIHESRFTYHQHGLVKHLDLGEWWEGVTGKLLPLGGIAALRSLGGARLAELDRAIRASLDYAYEHPDEVEPYVAEHAQEMSREVRQQHIDLYVNRYSRELGAEGRAAVAEFFRRGRERRLLPAVAEDAIFGYVTAE; via the coding sequence ATGCCAAGCGCACGCCTCACGGTCGGTTACAGCCCTTGCCCCAACGACTGCTTCATCTTCTACGCGCTCGCCCACGGCAAGATCGACTTCGAGCCGGTCGACATCTACCTGGCCGATGTCGAGGAGTTGAACCAGCTCGCCAGGCGCGGAGCGCTCGAGGTCACCAAGCTCTCCTATCACGCCTTCGGCCATCTCGCCGACCGCTACCGCATGCTGCCCTCCGGTGGCGCTCTGGGCCGGGGAGTGGGTCCTCTGATAGTGACCCGCGAACCTCTCGCCGACCTGAGCGGCCGCACGGTTGCCGTGCCAGGCGGCCTGACCACGGCCAATCTGCTCCTGCGCCTCTCCCAGAGCGACGACATCGAGTACCGGGAGATGCGCTACGACCGGATCATGCCGGCCGTCGAAGCGGGTGAGGTCGACGCCGGGCTGATCATCCACGAGAGTCGCTTCACCTACCACCAACACGGCCTGGTCAAGCATCTGGACCTGGGCGAATGGTGGGAAGGCGTGACAGGGAAACTGTTGCCGCTGGGCGGCATCGCTGCGCTCCGCTCCCTCGGCGGCGCCCGGCTCGCTGAGCTCGACCGCGCGATCCGGGCCAGCCTCGACTACGCCTACGAGCATCCCGACGAGGTGGAACCGTACGTCGCCGAGCACGCTCAGGAGATGAGCCGCGAGGTCAGGCAGCAGCACATAGACCTCTACGTGAACCGTTACAGCAGGGAGCTGGGGGCCGAGGGGCGAGCTGCCGTCGCCGAGTTCTTCAGGAGGGGGCGGGAACGACGACTCCTACCGGCTGTCGCGGAAGATGCCATCTTC
- a CDS encoding Eco57I restriction-modification methylase domain-containing protein, with product MSLSKYRPSRLLGELPLPTAALTIEQVRGLIFDLVRTYWLEQGGDLPLRELADFGAEVQIDPRLSGALEPFGKSLAQMSPLDASFVVGRLYTALLPREYRSRHGIYFTPPPLARRLLELTRKCGVDLGTAAVLDPACGGGAFLAPVATAKLAQYRALEPSRKLELLSRTISGYEIDRFSAWLSQVFLDTVFRPVAEAAGEVLPVLISVRDALEEIATERYDLVIGNPPYGRVKLDKDRRQLFQRGLYGHANNYGLFTDLALRLTRQGGVVAFVTPTSFLSGQYFKNLRRLLVAEASPVHLEFISDREGVFDDVLQETMLATFRREASSPGARVRRLNVQPEGDILVEDVGALRLPGNPELPWLLPREPGHSRHVDAARRFPNRLRDFGYRVSTGPLVWNRHKNQLRSSTGPNRYPLVWAEAVKTDGTFTFSARRRNHLPYFEVRPVKDDWLLVRSPCILLQRTTAKEQRRRLIAAELPQQFLDQHGAAVVENHLNMIWSNGAPTVPPRIIASLLNSQLLDELFRCLSGSVAVSAFELEELPLPPRPVLERYLEYLDSGAPVDVLDEVLESAYRDGFAPTPAPG from the coding sequence ATGTCCCTATCGAAGTACAGGCCCTCACGACTTCTGGGCGAACTCCCACTACCTACCGCCGCCCTGACGATCGAACAGGTAAGAGGGCTGATATTCGACCTGGTCCGAACGTACTGGCTGGAGCAGGGTGGTGACCTCCCTTTACGCGAACTCGCCGACTTCGGCGCAGAGGTCCAGATCGATCCTCGCCTCTCAGGAGCGCTCGAACCGTTCGGGAAGTCGCTCGCTCAGATGTCGCCCCTCGATGCGAGTTTCGTGGTGGGGAGGCTATATACGGCCCTGCTGCCCAGGGAGTACCGCTCCAGGCACGGTATCTACTTCACTCCGCCTCCACTCGCAAGGCGCCTGCTCGAGTTGACTCGAAAATGCGGTGTCGACCTTGGTACGGCGGCCGTACTGGACCCTGCCTGCGGAGGTGGAGCGTTCCTCGCTCCGGTAGCCACCGCCAAGCTTGCACAGTACAGGGCTCTCGAACCGTCCAGAAAGCTGGAGTTGCTCAGCAGGACTATAAGCGGATACGAGATAGACCGGTTCAGCGCATGGTTATCTCAAGTCTTCCTTGACACGGTGTTCCGACCGGTTGCCGAGGCGGCGGGCGAAGTACTGCCGGTGCTCATATCTGTGCGTGACGCGCTCGAGGAGATCGCCACTGAACGGTACGACCTCGTGATCGGAAACCCTCCCTACGGGCGCGTGAAGCTTGACAAGGATCGAAGGCAACTGTTCCAGCGAGGACTGTACGGCCACGCCAACAACTACGGTCTATTTACGGATCTGGCCTTGAGACTCACCCGCCAAGGCGGCGTGGTCGCCTTCGTCACGCCGACGAGTTTTCTCTCGGGCCAGTACTTCAAGAATCTTCGCCGACTCCTTGTCGCGGAAGCAAGCCCCGTGCACCTCGAGTTCATCTCCGACCGAGAGGGCGTCTTCGACGATGTGCTCCAGGAAACCATGCTTGCCACTTTCAGACGTGAGGCGTCGAGCCCAGGAGCCAGAGTCCGCCGGTTGAACGTCCAGCCGGAAGGAGACATCCTCGTTGAAGATGTCGGAGCGCTAAGGCTGCCAGGAAATCCTGAGCTGCCATGGCTGCTCCCGAGGGAGCCAGGACATTCGCGGCACGTCGATGCAGCCCGGCGGTTCCCTAACCGGTTACGAGATTTTGGCTATCGGGTCAGCACCGGCCCCTTGGTCTGGAACCGACACAAGAATCAACTGAGAAGCAGCACGGGACCGAACCGCTATCCCTTGGTTTGGGCCGAGGCCGTGAAGACAGATGGGACCTTCACGTTCAGCGCAAGACGCAGGAATCACCTCCCGTACTTCGAGGTACGACCAGTGAAGGACGACTGGCTTCTCGTTCGGTCACCCTGTATCCTCCTGCAGAGAACCACGGCCAAGGAGCAGCGGCGACGCCTCATAGCAGCCGAATTACCGCAACAGTTCCTCGACCAGCATGGTGCGGCAGTGGTCGAGAATCACCTGAACATGATCTGGTCGAACGGCGCACCAACCGTCCCGCCCCGTATCATCGCATCCCTGTTGAACAGTCAGCTCCTCGACGAGCTTTTTCGGTGTTTGAGTGGCAGCGTGGCAGTCAGCGCGTTCGAGCTGGAGGAGCTGCCACTTCCTCCACGCCCAGTCTTGGAACGATACCTGGAGTACCTCGACAGCGGTGCCCCGGTGGACGTCCTGGATGAAGTTCTGGAGAGTGCCTATCGTGATGGATTTGCCCCCACTCCTGCCCCGGGCTGA
- the rplT gene encoding 50S ribosomal protein L20 — protein sequence MPRAKTGTVRRAKHKKILKRAKGFWGLRSKSFRIAQQTLLNAADYSYRDRRDKKTVFRRLWIARINAAARKEGLSYSRFVSGLRRSGVELDRKVLADLAVREPEAFRSLVEVAKGA from the coding sequence ATGCCGAGAGCCAAGACCGGTACCGTCCGGCGCGCCAAGCACAAGAAGATCCTCAAGCGGGCGAAGGGGTTCTGGGGCCTCCGCTCCAAGAGCTTCCGCATCGCTCAGCAGACCCTGCTGAACGCCGCCGACTACTCCTATCGTGACCGGCGCGACAAGAAGACGGTCTTCCGCCGCCTCTGGATCGCGCGCATCAACGCCGCGGCCCGCAAGGAGGGCCTCAGCTACTCGCGCTTCGTCAGCGGCCTGCGCCGTTCCGGAGTGGAGCTCGACCGCAAGGTGCTCGCCGATCTCGCCGTTCGCGAGCCAGAGGCGTTCCGCTCCCTGGTGGAGGTAGCCAAGGGCGCCTGA
- the hisD gene encoding histidinol dehydrogenase translates to MRVISGKRAAIETFERRGFTSDVDDTAGKVREIVEDVRRRGDEAVREYGQRFDGVRIEEFRVPEREFDEAEAKIDSELSAAIDLAAGRITSYYRHQPAQGFIEEERGDLLGQLVRPLERVGCYVPGGTAPLFSSLLMTAVPAKVAGVDEVIVATPPGRGGSVPAEVLVAARRAGVENVFRIGGAQAIAAMAYGTESVPRVDKVVGPGNRWVVLAKQAVYGAVGIEALPGPTETLVLADGSASVRHVASDLLAQAEHAGAQPVLVTTSRELAEALPGALEEALARLPTAGAARESLEERGYLVLVDDLQEAMEVANAYAPEHLCLLVDDPQALLPLVRNAGGVFLGHRSMEALGDYVLGPSHVMPTGGTARFSSFVNLNDFQKLIPLVGVGEELLSLLAEPAARMARAEGLEAHARAIESRTGSEGE, encoded by the coding sequence ATGCGCGTTATCAGCGGCAAACGGGCGGCGATCGAGACGTTCGAGAGGCGTGGCTTCACGAGCGACGTCGACGACACGGCAGGCAAGGTACGGGAGATCGTCGAGGACGTTCGGCGGCGCGGCGACGAGGCGGTGCGCGAGTATGGCCAGCGATTCGACGGAGTTCGGATCGAGGAGTTCCGCGTTCCCGAGCGGGAGTTCGACGAGGCCGAGGCGAAGATCGACAGCGAGCTTTCCGCTGCCATCGACCTGGCGGCTGGCAGGATAACGAGCTATTACCGGCACCAGCCGGCGCAAGGGTTCATCGAGGAGGAGCGCGGCGATCTCCTCGGCCAACTCGTGAGGCCGCTCGAGCGGGTGGGCTGTTACGTGCCCGGTGGAACCGCGCCGCTCTTCAGCAGCCTCCTAATGACGGCCGTACCGGCGAAGGTGGCGGGTGTCGACGAGGTGATCGTGGCCACGCCCCCGGGCAGAGGAGGCTCGGTACCGGCCGAGGTACTGGTAGCGGCCCGTCGGGCCGGGGTGGAGAACGTGTTCCGGATCGGAGGAGCCCAAGCGATCGCCGCTATGGCCTACGGCACCGAGAGCGTCCCGCGGGTCGACAAGGTAGTGGGGCCGGGCAACCGCTGGGTCGTGCTCGCCAAGCAGGCGGTCTACGGGGCCGTGGGGATCGAGGCTCTGCCCGGGCCGACCGAGACGCTGGTGTTGGCCGACGGGAGCGCCTCCGTGCGTCACGTGGCTTCGGACCTATTGGCGCAGGCCGAGCACGCGGGCGCCCAGCCGGTGCTGGTGACGACCAGCCGGGAGCTGGCCGAGGCGCTGCCCGGGGCGCTCGAAGAGGCGTTGGCCCGGCTGCCCACCGCCGGCGCCGCCCGAGAGTCGCTCGAGGAGCGCGGCTACCTGGTTCTGGTAGATGACCTCCAGGAGGCGATGGAGGTCGCCAACGCCTACGCGCCGGAGCACCTCTGCCTGCTCGTCGACGACCCGCAGGCCCTGCTGCCGCTGGTCCGCAACGCCGGTGGGGTGTTCCTGGGCCACCGGAGCATGGAGGCGCTGGGCGACTATGTCCTGGGTCCGAGTCACGTGATGCCCACCGGAGGGACGGCCCGCTTCTCATCGTTCGTCAATCTGAACGACTTCCAGAAGCTCATCCCGCTCGTCGGGGTCGGTGAAGAACTTCTGAGCCTGCTGGCCGAGCCCGCCGCTAGAATGGCGCGGGCCGAAGGGCTCGAGGCGCACGCTCGCGCGATCGAGTCGAGAACGGGGTCCGAAGGGGAGTGA
- a CDS encoding BsuBI/PstI family type II restriction endonuclease: MKFWRVPIVMDLPPLLPRAEIRRRLERIFPEGIDNRNYVIREIAASTVFVMLYLGAVEGAGYYIRPDQVVRMSDEQAARTNDDERLRWRNSSVSKGGSGGWCAKNTREPIRDETLRYGLVQLGAAVELTDVPTTSSKGRYALSEPFADLFRPGLAGEDLDEAISKWQRAALSASAQARLRLLQNAAVETRQGVLVRFPNGETRRLPPGPSSEITRAVAEEFAPRFLSHPGVLWVSESRTKETFRDAQLLRDLGIVIAVDRVLPDMILVDLGEAGEGPLFIFVEVVATDGPITTDRRKQLLTLITSAGYAEEQAAFVTAYLDRDHQAFRKTISSLAWGSCAWFLSEPDNLITMHSADRVERMRDLRF; the protein is encoded by the coding sequence ATGAAGTTCTGGAGAGTGCCTATCGTGATGGATTTGCCCCCACTCCTGCCCCGGGCTGAGATACGTAGGCGACTGGAAAGGATCTTTCCGGAGGGCATCGACAACAGGAACTACGTGATTCGGGAGATTGCGGCGAGTACCGTCTTCGTGATGCTCTACTTGGGAGCCGTCGAGGGAGCCGGCTATTACATCCGACCGGATCAAGTGGTGCGCATGTCGGATGAACAGGCAGCGAGAACGAATGATGATGAACGGCTGCGATGGCGCAACTCGAGTGTGAGCAAAGGCGGGTCCGGCGGCTGGTGCGCGAAGAACACGCGCGAACCGATTCGTGACGAAACCCTCAGGTACGGACTGGTTCAGCTAGGAGCAGCGGTCGAACTTACTGATGTGCCGACTACGAGTTCGAAGGGCCGGTATGCGCTGTCCGAGCCATTCGCCGACCTGTTCCGTCCCGGCCTCGCAGGTGAGGATCTGGATGAAGCCATTTCGAAGTGGCAGAGAGCGGCGCTCTCAGCCAGTGCTCAGGCGCGTCTTCGACTCCTGCAGAACGCGGCGGTCGAGACTCGCCAGGGAGTTCTGGTCAGGTTCCCGAATGGTGAAACGAGGCGCTTGCCCCCTGGTCCGTCGAGCGAGATAACCAGGGCGGTGGCAGAGGAGTTTGCACCGAGGTTCCTCTCGCATCCGGGTGTGTTGTGGGTGAGTGAAAGCAGGACGAAGGAAACTTTCCGCGACGCCCAGCTGCTGCGTGACCTAGGCATCGTGATCGCGGTAGACCGAGTGCTTCCAGACATGATCCTCGTCGATCTCGGTGAGGCCGGTGAAGGTCCACTCTTCATATTCGTCGAAGTAGTTGCAACCGACGGCCCAATCACGACGGATCGGCGCAAGCAACTGCTGACGTTGATAACGTCGGCCGGGTACGCGGAGGAGCAGGCAGCTTTCGTTACCGCTTACCTCGATCGAGACCACCAAGCTTTCAGGAAGACGATCTCTTCGTTGGCCTGGGGATCATGTGCCTGGTTCCTCAGCGAACCCGACAACCTGATCACAATGCACTCAGCCGATCGAGTCGAACGGATGAGGGATCTCCGCTTCTAG
- a CDS encoding CoA-binding protein has product MTTSSRTSIRDLLEGSRTVAVLGASNRRGRPAYYVPDYLARNGFEVLPVNPNHLGETEWEKEFVASLAELDEPVDIVNVFRRPQDIPPHLDDILSLDPLPRAVWFQLGIRNDDAARKLEEAGIQVIQDRCILVEHRALD; this is encoded by the coding sequence ATGACGACCTCGTCTCGCACCTCCATACGCGACCTGCTGGAAGGCTCCAGAACCGTGGCCGTGCTCGGCGCCAGCAACCGTAGGGGCCGCCCCGCGTACTACGTTCCCGACTACCTGGCCCGCAACGGCTTCGAGGTACTGCCCGTCAACCCGAACCACTTAGGCGAAACCGAGTGGGAGAAGGAGTTCGTTGCCTCGCTCGCCGAACTCGACGAACCGGTCGACATCGTCAACGTCTTCCGCCGGCCGCAGGACATCCCGCCGCACCTCGACGACATCCTCTCGCTGGACCCGCTCCCGAGAGCCGTCTGGTTCCAGCTTGGCATCCGCAACGACGATGCGGCCCGCAAGCTGGAAGAGGCCGGCATCCAGGTGATACAGGACCGGTGCATCCTCGTCGAGCACCGCGCACTGGACTGA
- the rpmI gene encoding 50S ribosomal protein L35, giving the protein MPKLKTHKGTKARVKVTGRGKVTAMRSGKRHLNYKKSGKRIRKGRNDLVVAKPDAERIKALLPYE; this is encoded by the coding sequence ATGCCGAAACTGAAGACCCATAAGGGCACCAAAGCCCGTGTCAAAGTCACTGGGCGAGGTAAGGTCACGGCGATGCGCTCCGGGAAGCGACACCTGAACTACAAGAAGTCGGGTAAGCGCATCCGTAAGGGACGCAACGACCTGGTGGTAGCCAAGCCGGACGCAGAGCGCATCAAGGCGCTGCTGCCGTACGAGTAG
- a CDS encoding LuxR C-terminal-related transcriptional regulator: protein MAIAGVEERAVVDEAQDLRVLLVEDSTDDAELNQRELQRNGFVVDACRVETREDTLEALRSREWDLVLSDHALPGFSSHEVLELLEELTLDTPCIIVSGAIGEEAAVQLLQGGAVDYVNKDKLYRLGQAVRRALREADSSRARREAEAALRRSEQALRELNESLEQRVEERTKELATQTNLLEAALNTLKDLFFVADTDRRLVRWNRELCLMTGLDDDEVENRRLTVLVHQDDREAMEQWYMRVLEEGAATVEAQLLVESGAYVPYEFTGARLRDGEGQPMGVCGIARNISARRQTEQHLKQAIREVIDDATWFAQSVLEKMTQVSSTRTSPSIMASDLTEREREVIELIAKGMKNNQIAKELGLSYATVRNYVARIYGKLDVHSRAEAVIWARERGFGNE, encoded by the coding sequence ATGGCAATCGCAGGCGTAGAGGAGCGAGCGGTGGTCGACGAGGCTCAGGATCTTCGGGTTCTCCTGGTCGAGGACTCGACCGACGACGCGGAACTGAACCAGAGGGAGCTGCAACGCAACGGCTTCGTCGTGGATGCCTGCCGGGTAGAGACGAGGGAAGACACCCTGGAGGCGCTCCGCAGTCGTGAGTGGGATCTGGTGCTGAGCGACCACGCCCTACCAGGTTTCAGTTCGCACGAGGTGCTCGAACTGCTCGAGGAGCTTACCCTCGACACTCCCTGCATCATCGTCTCGGGCGCCATCGGGGAGGAGGCAGCCGTGCAGCTGCTCCAGGGCGGCGCCGTCGACTACGTGAACAAGGACAAGCTCTACCGGCTGGGGCAGGCGGTGAGGCGGGCTCTGCGCGAGGCCGACTCCTCCCGGGCGAGGCGCGAGGCCGAAGCGGCGCTGCGGCGCAGCGAGCAGGCTCTCCGCGAACTCAACGAGTCGCTCGAACAGCGGGTCGAGGAGCGCACGAAGGAGCTGGCAACCCAGACGAACCTGCTCGAGGCGGCCCTGAACACCCTCAAAGACCTCTTCTTCGTAGCCGACACGGATAGGAGGCTCGTTCGCTGGAACCGGGAACTCTGCCTCATGACCGGCCTCGATGACGACGAGGTCGAGAACCGGCGCCTCACCGTGCTCGTGCACCAGGACGATCGAGAGGCGATGGAGCAGTGGTACATGAGGGTGCTGGAGGAGGGGGCGGCCACGGTAGAGGCACAGCTCCTCGTCGAGTCCGGCGCCTACGTCCCTTACGAGTTCACCGGCGCACGCCTGCGGGACGGTGAGGGTCAGCCGATGGGGGTGTGCGGGATCGCCCGCAACATCTCGGCAAGGCGTCAGACCGAGCAGCACCTGAAGCAGGCGATCCGTGAGGTCATCGACGACGCCACCTGGTTCGCGCAGTCGGTGCTGGAGAAGATGACCCAGGTCTCCTCGACCCGGACCTCCCCCTCGATCATGGCCAGCGACCTCACCGAACGGGAACGCGAAGTCATCGAGCTCATCGCGAAGGGGATGAAGAACAACCAGATCGCCAAGGAGCTGGGCCTCTCCTACGCCACCGTCCGCAACTACGTTGCCCGTATCTACGGCAAACTCGACGTCCACTCCAGGGCAGAGGCGGTCATCTGGGCCCGCGAACGCGGGTTCGGGAACGAGTAG
- a CDS encoding response regulator, protein MTRDTTFILLVEDNQDDIDLTLRALRMHNLANEVVIVRDGAEALDFLFCRGSFAERNPEHMPQLVLLDINLPKLSGLEVLKQVRNNERTKLLPIVMLTTSKQDRDVLDSYLNGANSYVQKPVSFTEFTDAVRQLGIYWLILNEVPWQSQA, encoded by the coding sequence TTGACGCGTGATACCACCTTCATTCTGCTAGTCGAGGACAATCAGGACGACATCGATCTCACCCTGCGGGCGCTCCGGATGCACAATCTGGCGAACGAGGTGGTGATCGTGCGCGACGGGGCCGAAGCACTCGATTTCCTCTTCTGCCGCGGGTCCTTCGCCGAACGCAACCCAGAGCACATGCCACAGCTGGTACTGCTCGACATCAACCTTCCCAAGCTCTCCGGTCTCGAGGTGCTCAAACAGGTGCGCAACAACGAGCGCACCAAGCTCCTGCCTATCGTCATGCTCACCACCTCGAAGCAGGACCGGGACGTGCTCGACAGCTACCTCAATGGGGCCAATTCGTACGTTCAGAAGCCGGTCTCGTTCACCGAGTTCACCGACGCTGTTAGGCAACTGGGGATCTACTGGCTCATCCTCAACGAGGTGCCATGGCAATCGCAGGCGTAG
- the infC gene encoding translation initiation factor IF-3, which yields MKINDQIRARQVRLIGSDGQQQGIVDTREAIRRAREEELDLVLVGEAAQPPVAKLMDYGKYRYELQQEEKEARKRSRQQEMKAIKFRVKIEEHDYETKVNHIRRFLKGGHKVRVVIMFRGRERTHPELGQEILDRVAKDVSEMAAVDQMPTIAGMDMNMTLRPIRD from the coding sequence ATGAAGATAAATGATCAGATCCGGGCCAGGCAGGTGAGGCTCATCGGGTCCGACGGCCAGCAACAGGGCATCGTCGACACCCGCGAGGCCATCCGCAGAGCCCGCGAAGAGGAACTGGATCTGGTCCTGGTCGGAGAAGCCGCGCAACCGCCGGTCGCGAAACTGATGGACTACGGCAAGTATCGCTACGAGCTGCAGCAGGAGGAGAAGGAGGCTCGCAAGCGGTCGCGTCAGCAGGAGATGAAGGCCATCAAGTTCCGCGTCAAGATCGAAGAGCACGACTACGAGACCAAGGTCAACCACATCCGCCGCTTCCTCAAGGGTGGACACAAAGTACGGGTAGTGATCATGTTCCGTGGGCGCGAACGCACCCACCCCGAGCTGGGCCAGGAGATCCTGGATCGGGTAGCCAAGGATGTTTCCGAGATGGCGGCGGTCGACCAGATGCCCACCATCGCCGGGATGGACATGAACATGACTCTCCGCCCCATCAGGGACTGA